From the Hordeum vulgare subsp. vulgare chromosome 1H, MorexV3_pseudomolecules_assembly, whole genome shotgun sequence genome, the window CTTTAGTTGCTAAACTATTTAACGTGCTTACCACCTCATCTTAACATTAATGCACTGGAAGTGGCCTAATATGATGAGGTTGACATGCCTAGATAAGTGccaacatattttggttgttggatTCATCAATCGGACAGACGCAGCAGTTTATGTCGTGTGTGGTGGATGCAGATAGTACTAGAAACAGTCGTATTGCATGATCGGGGAGGGGCTGCGTTGAGGAGGAACTGATGACCCCTTCCCGTTCTCCATGTGAACAGAACCGATTCTTTGTTGCAAGAAAGATGAGATCGAGCTGGATAACAGCAGGAACGACGAGTTGGTAATGAGAAGAAAATCGCTGGCATCCCTGGAAAATTAGATACAGGGTGACACGTCTCGTGGTTGGAGGCACAACTTGTGCTCGCTATAGCTGGATATGGCTGTGTTTTGCCCGTGGCTCCCCCTGCTCTCAAAACAGCTGTGCAACCCTCCTTCGCCCCTTGCCATGATCTGGGGACAAACAAAATCCGGTCAAAGACGGGACTTTGGCAAGGAAGCTAACTGACAAATAAAAGACCTTGCTACACTACACAGAGGAAGCAAGGCATGCACATGATTTAGGGTTTGGCAGCATCATCGACCCCAAAGCGTGCGGTTGGGCAAGCAAAACGAAATGCTAGTAAAACAATGCCGTCCATCCACCGAGATTTCACGATGCTGGCACGGTGTGACCGAGCCGGTGCGACTCTCTCTCCTCCATCCGTCGCACTCAACAGACTGGACACCGGAATCATAGTACGTATTCAAGTGCTCATTCTCTCCACGTAACAGCCAGAAGCCAGAATTGTTCTATTCCACTCATTTCTTCAGACGTGCACAGCTGTAAGCTTAGTACTAATCAAATACTAGTATGGAAGACAAGCAGTTGGATGAGCATGATATTCCCTGGGAAGAAGGTAGGTTGATTGGATCAAGATAACAGAGTGGACCGTGTGCTGTACAGCTGCAAGTGAACAGCTGAGACAAGTTCCAGTTCAGCATCAACTACTCCTACTTCTCAGCTGGACGCCGCAAAATGAAGTTTGTGATAAAAAAAAACAAGACGACGTGGAACACAGCATATGCATGAGCATGACTGGTGACAATCAACATCAACACAGCATGGATGATAGCGCAAGAACTTTCTTGAGATTCGGAAAGGAGCTTGACATGAagacagaaaaagggaaaaggccGTGCACATCACTTTCTCATACAGTATTTACTTGTTGGGTCAATAACACGTAGCAGCAGCGGTAATAACGCATGCCGATAAGCATAGAGTCATTACAacgctgaagaagaagaatacaaggCAAGGCAGAAATGTCTAATACTCCCAATTCATAACTTGAAACTCATGAAAATACATTGAATGAATAAATTAGGGCCGTCGGCCGACAAGCAGACCCGGATCTTTTACCTCACCGCCCCTTGGGGTTCATGATCTGCGAGAAGACCGCGCTCGGCGTCAGCCCGTCCGAGTCGATGCTCGCGACGCTTTGGTCGCCCATGCTTATGGAagttgtcgtggtcgtggtggtgcttGAGTCGATCGACGGGTCATTGGGGTCCTTCTTTCCAGGCATCACGAGAGGAGTGCCCTCATCTGACATCCCACAGCCAAAGCTTCCGCTCTCCTCCGCGCTTTCCTGCATCTGAAGAGCAAACTCCAGGTTCCAAAGCACATCTCCCATCGAAGGGCGTTCGATGCCGTTGTCGGCTACGCACTTCTCAGCTGTCTCGGCAAACTTCTTGAAGCACTGCGGAACAATCTTTCCCTTTAGGTAGGGATCAACAATCTGATCCAGAATTCCCTTCTTTTGGCAGTGCAATGCCCATTCTGCCAGGCTAACCTCTTCCTTTGCAAGAGTGGGGTTCAAGGCAGGCCGGGCACAGAGGACCTCAAACAGCACCACACCAAATGAATATACATCAGATTTCTCGGTGAGCTGCTGCCTCCGGAAATACTCGGGATCTAGGTAACCAAAACTGCCCTTGACAACTGTGCTCACATGTGTGTGATCCATGGATGGACCAGTCTTGGACAGACCAAAATCTGAAACCTTGGCGACCCATTTCTCATCAAGCAGGATGTTTGTCGTCTTCACATCACGGTGGATAATGGTGTGCTTTGCACCGGTGTGAAGGTAGTGCAGCCCACGAGCTGCACCAATGCAGATCTCCAAACGCTGCCTCCAGCTAAGCGGTGCATTCTGGGTCTTGTATAGGTGTTCACGCAGAGTCCCATGAGCCATGTGGTCATATACCAGGATCATCTCGTTCTTGTCCTCACAGTAACCAATCAGCGACacaagatggcggtggcggagcTTTGACAGCATTTCAATTTCAGTCTGGAACTCATGTATACCCTGCTCAGACAAGGGATTGCCACGCTTGATAGCCACCTTAGTTGTGCCCCCATCGATCTCTCCCTGGTAAACTTTACCGAACCCACCAACACCAAGGATCCGTGACTCGTCAAAGTTCTTCGTTGCAGCCTTGATCTCTGCAAAGGAGAAATGGCGGCATAGGTTCGATGGCAAAGATGAAGCAATACTCCCAGTAGCATGCGACTTGTCTGAGCTTGAAGTGTGTGAATTGCCATACAGCGACAACGGCAGCCAACCAGAATGGCCATCACTCATGCCGGTATCCTTGGCCGTTTTCCTCCGCCTCTTGCAAATGAGGCAGCAATATCCAAGTGCAAGCAGTGCCAAACCTCCAATTACTCCACCAGCAATAGGCCCGACTAGTGAGCTCTTCTTTCCTTGCCCGGTATGC encodes:
- the LOC123440783 gene encoding receptor-like protein kinase FERONIA; this translates as MRGGPRCALLLLLLAACAALVPAAWAQGGGDAPAPAAPFVPRDDILLDCGATGKGDDTDGRQWAGDAGSKYAPPNLASAAAGAQDPSVPQVPYLTARVSAAPFTYSFPLGPGRKFLRLHFYPANYSDRNAADAFFSVSVPAAKVTLLSNFSAYQTTTALNFAYIVREFSVNVTGPTLDLTFTPEKARRNAYAFINGIEVVSSPDLFDLATPFFVTGDANNQPFPMDPGAALQTMYRLNVGGQAISPSKDSGGARSWDDDTPYIYGAGAGVSYPNDPNITITYPDNVPGYVAPLDVYATARSMGPDKDVNLAYNLTWIVQVDAGFTYLVRLHFCEIQSPITLPNQRVFNIYLNNQTAQTGADVIQWVDPKSIGTPVYKDYVVSTVGSGIMDFWVALHPDTGNKPQYYDAILNGLEVFKLQLSNGSLAGPNPVPSADPPVHTGQGKKSSLVGPIAGGVIGGLALLALGYCCLICKRRRKTAKDTGMSDGHSGWLPLSLYGNSHTSSSDKSHATGSIASSLPSNLCRHFSFAEIKAATKNFDESRILGVGGFGKVYQGEIDGGTTKVAIKRGNPLSEQGIHEFQTEIEMLSKLRHRHLVSLIGYCEDKNEMILVYDHMAHGTLREHLYKTQNAPLSWRQRLEICIGAARGLHYLHTGAKHTIIHRDVKTTNILLDEKWVAKVSDFGLSKTGPSMDHTHVSTVVKGSFGYLDPEYFRRQQLTEKSDVYSFGVVLFEVLCARPALNPTLAKEEVSLAEWALHCQKKGILDQIVDPYLKGKIVPQCFKKFAETAEKCVADNGIERPSMGDVLWNLEFALQMQESAEESGSFGCGMSDEGTPLVMPGKKDPNDPSIDSSTTTTTTTSISMGDQSVASIDSDGLTPSAVFSQIMNPKGR